The proteins below are encoded in one region of Haloarcula marismortui ATCC 43049:
- the phnD gene encoding phosphate/phosphite/phosphonate ABC transporter substrate-binding protein encodes MSASTMKQNPVDRRSVLKIGATALAAGVAGCSQESSQSTETSGGDGSDGSSSGDGGSGQSNDYPEFDPSNPEFPQLMQTLIEAGFETGSLQDLKNMEEREKPRYGDPVQSTPDNEDELIDPDRIAFAMTPTEDPAVYRDTMQPLMDNIAEETGKSVKYFPLNSYASQVEAMRSERLHVAGFSTGPTPFAVNLAGAVPFSLQISKAGDFGYRLWLATQADNDDISSLADLEGKRVAHAEPSSNSGNLAPRALFSNQGVTPGEDYEVSYSGGHEQSILGVANDDYDAAPVCSTCVTRVAEADNIDPTNLKVVWASNPFPTTSFCYRYNLKPELQEGIRAAFIDYDYSDTKIAEVFGGRGTWTEIDYATTYDIILQIQENNDITYQIDNIEG; translated from the coding sequence ACAGAACCCAGTTGACCGACGATCTGTGTTAAAAATCGGCGCTACTGCGCTCGCAGCAGGCGTTGCAGGCTGTTCTCAGGAGAGCAGTCAGAGCACCGAAACATCCGGCGGAGACGGTAGTGACGGGTCCAGTAGCGGTGACGGTGGGTCCGGACAGAGTAACGATTACCCCGAGTTCGATCCGTCGAATCCGGAGTTCCCGCAGTTGATGCAGACGCTCATCGAGGCCGGGTTCGAGACAGGGTCTCTACAGGACCTGAAGAACATGGAGGAACGCGAGAAGCCTCGCTACGGTGACCCCGTTCAGAGTACTCCCGATAATGAAGACGAGCTCATTGACCCGGACCGTATTGCGTTTGCGATGACGCCGACGGAAGACCCGGCGGTCTATCGAGATACGATGCAGCCGCTGATGGACAACATCGCCGAAGAGACCGGGAAATCCGTTAAATACTTCCCCCTCAACTCGTACGCGTCCCAGGTCGAGGCGATGCGGTCCGAACGCCTCCACGTCGCCGGGTTCTCTACTGGGCCGACGCCCTTTGCTGTGAACCTGGCCGGTGCTGTCCCGTTCTCGCTCCAGATTTCGAAGGCAGGTGACTTCGGCTATCGGCTGTGGCTGGCTACGCAGGCAGATAACGACGATATCTCCTCGCTGGCGGACCTCGAAGGCAAGCGCGTCGCACACGCCGAGCCCTCGTCCAACTCCGGGAACCTCGCCCCGCGTGCGCTGTTCTCGAACCAGGGCGTCACTCCGGGCGAAGACTACGAGGTGAGTTATTCCGGCGGCCACGAACAGAGCATTCTGGGCGTTGCAAACGACGACTACGACGCTGCCCCCGTTTGTAGCACCTGTGTCACGCGCGTTGCAGAAGCAGACAACATCGACCCGACGAACCTCAAAGTCGTGTGGGCCAGCAATCCGTTCCCCACGACGAGTTTCTGTTACCGCTACAACCTGAAGCCGGAACTTCAGGAGGGTATCAGGGCGGCGTTCATCGACTACGACTACTCGGACACCAAAATCGCGGAGGTGTTCGGTGGTCGCGGAACGTGGACGGAGATTGATTACGCTACGACCTACGATATCATCCTCCAGATTCAGGAGAACAACGATATCACGTACCAGATCGACAACATCGAAGGCTAA